A genomic window from Thiomonas arsenitoxydans includes:
- a CDS encoding ComF family protein, whose translation MSALERPILPASRWSALWPGRCAHCDARSSQPLCDDCLHEDLPLRPRCPRCAVAVAHEGQVCGQCLLHPPRWAGALALGYYRFPNDQFILRMKFGAEPALGRWFGDLIGARWAQGDMPLPDHILPIPLSRERLLERGFNPAWEMARRIAATLNRPGDAYTLQRLRHSAAQSSLPLDARSRNIRGAYACDTRWDGQTLLLVDDVMTSGATLHEATRVLLRQGAAAVWVAIALRTPRDSAL comes from the coding sequence ATGTCCGCACTTGAGCGTCCTATTTTGCCTGCCTCGCGCTGGTCTGCGCTCTGGCCCGGTCGCTGCGCCCATTGCGACGCGCGCAGCAGTCAGCCGCTGTGCGACGATTGCCTGCATGAAGACCTGCCCCTGCGTCCACGCTGCCCGCGCTGCGCGGTGGCGGTGGCGCATGAGGGGCAGGTCTGCGGCCAGTGTCTGCTGCATCCCCCGCGGTGGGCGGGCGCCCTGGCGCTGGGCTACTATCGATTTCCCAACGATCAGTTCATTCTGCGCATGAAGTTCGGCGCAGAACCCGCGCTGGGCCGCTGGTTTGGCGACCTGATCGGTGCGCGCTGGGCGCAAGGCGACATGCCGCTGCCCGACCATATTTTGCCCATACCGCTTTCGCGCGAGCGCTTGCTGGAGCGCGGCTTCAACCCCGCGTGGGAAATGGCGCGGCGCATCGCTGCCACGCTGAACCGCCCTGGCGATGCCTACACGCTGCAGCGGCTGCGGCACAGCGCCGCGCAAAGCAGCCTGCCGCTGGACGCGCGCAGCCGCAACATCCGCGGCGCCTACGCCTGCGATACCCGCTGGGATGGCCAGACCCTGCTGCTGGTGGACGATGTGATGACCTCCGGCGCCACGCTGCATGAAGCCACCCGGGTGCTGCTGCGCCAGGGCGCCGCTGCGGTCTGGGTCGCCATCGCCTTGCGCACTCCTCGCGATTCCGCTCTCTGA